A segment of the Salminus brasiliensis chromosome 5, fSalBra1.hap2, whole genome shotgun sequence genome:
ACTGGCCAGGGAATGCAAGGATTGATGATTTAAAAGCAAGCATTCATCATCTGTCAAAcgtggtggaggcactgttatgacaTAGGCATGTATAGCTTCCAATGGAAGTGGGCTACCTGTGTTTATTGATGGTATGACTGTTGGCAGGATGACTGATGTGTATAGAGCTACACGTTCTGCTTACTGAGAGGATTTACAGTACGTATTAATAATAACCCAAAACCTACCATGAAAGAAACCCAAGAGCTTTAAAAACGAAAGACATTAACTAATCTTAAATTAACCCAATTTTCACtgactgaagacaaaactgaaagCAACAAGACCCATAAATAGGCAGTAAACAAGGCCTGGCGAAGCATCTCAAGGAAGAAAGCTTGTGCGTGATGttcatgggttccagacttcaAGCAGTAATTGACTGCAAAGGATTTGCAACTAAGTATTAAAATACTtcttatattgtatataattaatccaagtcattttaAGTCTGTAAAAATGGACAGACTACATAAAAACTGTAATATTTTTGTTAACCCATTTGAAATAAAGCTATTAGATTACACTTCAATCACACATTGATTTCATTTCAAAGTCCACTGAAATTGTATCACAGTCCAAATATTACTGACCATGACACAATTTTAGTGgatttttaaattaaatcaatGCATGTCATTTAGGTAACTATTTCAAGTAACACATGAGGAAGAGTTGAATTATACTTCCAAGTACAGGAAGACAAACACAGCACAACAGAAGATCACTGCAGAATTTTACAAGAAACACATTTGTATTTGTAACATAGTGCTGAAAGCAATGGCATTAAGAAACTCACACGCAGTTCCCATGTAATTTGCAGGCAAGTCCAGTAATCATCGCCACATCCATCCAGGTCGGGTACGATGGCAAGAGCGTAAGAGAAGTAGCAAATGCCTGACAAGGCCAGCAGTGAACCAATGATGTTCAGGGCCAATGTGCTTTTAATCTAACCAGAGGGGGGAAAACAATATATACTTCATCAAATTCATTTTAGTGGTaaactgcaaaaaaatatttatctaaGCATGCGTTCAGGAAAATTATATAAATTCATATGGATCACTTACAAGTCGAGGAGAGGTTCCCTTGTGTGCAGCCAAAGTAACAGATCCACAGATAATGTACTAGAAAAGAAACAAGTGACtgatttaatatttcataacTGTAAGATCACCATTAACGTGATACTTTCACATCAAGAGCAAAAGAAGTGCACACAGTGACTTGAGTGAGCAGTGAATACAGTATAGTTTTTTCTTGTGGTCATCCAAGTTTCAGAGTAAAGTGTGTTACAGACTCTCATCTTTGGCATATTTTCACTCACCGATATTCCAAGAACTATAGGAATTTCTCCTTGAAGCGTATCCGAGAGCAAAGTAATTGTTCCCAGAGCCATCATCACCGCCCCGATAAAGACCTGCACAGTCTAATAGAGGCCAAAGCAAAAAATCAGACTAGAACACAGATTCATACGCTCATGAAAAAGTGCAAGAGTGGGGGGCAAATATTAATTTCTGCTTTCATATCAAACTAATACTCCTACTGTATTCCATACGAGCTACATACTAGGGTTTAGGGTCACTGAAAAGAAGAATATAGCAATATGAGCTCAGCTACAGCTTCACGAGTATCAGACAGCTCCgttcagctgctgctgctgctgctgcagctgctgagcTACAGACACAACACTTGTGTCAGAGAGTGAAGTCGAGCTACTGGTGTTTGGAGTACCAGTAAATTGAGAAAGGTTCTGCTGGACTTGTAGTCAGCTCTAGCATTACCTAGCAATAAGTTAGCCAGCACGCTAAACACCGCAGCACTGTTCGTGTTCCAGATAACTGAGACTGAGTCGAGGGAATGGTCCAATTTTGCTTGATTCTCCCTTTGAGCGTCCCTAACTCAcaactatggtgggcttgttttttccccccacttgttttcagagcgtgatatcaccaatcagtgagctcccacaatAATGAATAAGCTTACTAGAAACTAGATACTGAACTAGATACACACAGAACAGAACTCTGGCTTTAGACACTTTGAAACAGCGTCCTCATTTTCAGATACCgtcaacatatttaaatatcatgatatactGTATTACCGCTATACTGCCCAGTCCTAGTCAGGACCTTATAGGACCtgggtcattttcagcactgcagtgacactgacatggtggtggtgtgttagtgtgtgatgCGCTGGTGGATCAGATGCAGTCTGCTctacctgctctgtgatggctctgaccattgaagaacagggtgaaaggaggctaacagagcacacagagaaacagatggactacagtctgtaattacagcgtgctcctatatggtaagtggagctgattaaAGAAACAAGAagatggtattaatgttatggctgataggtATATAGTTAGAAGTGTGCcttgttttcaataaaattaattaattttttttggcGTAGAGTATTGTAGTTACACATtttcaatgtttttgttttaatgaaaaaaagggAGCTTAAACAAGAATTCAATATTACATCCAATTAACTAAATATTTTGAATTTAAGTTAAAATGccttatttctattttttgaaaaatgttATCATAATTTAATTCAGAGATAGACAGTGCCATTCAGAATGATTTGATATTTACACTAGGGCTGATAGGAACCAGGGGAGTAATGTCTACAACAGAAATGCAGATTTTGCTCAAActatgaacaattctgactcagtAAATATTTTAGGAACTGCCCTTAAGCCAAAATATTGACACATTTCTCTTTTAAATTctcataaaatataaatatatctcATAAATATAGGAAACCTTAAATATATACAAGGCATCCATCAAAAGCATGACACTTGTTGCTGGTGTCATTGATTACAAGGAAAAATCATTCCAATTGTTTGATGTTAAGACAATGTTCAACACCAACCTCATTTAAATCTAACCTCGCCCActgggctcacatgggtggaatgtgggctggGCTGATTCcgggtgggcatgggctctgagtgggtttgcaTATTTGTTGTTATTGGGACACAATTCGGCTTCTTGAATGGGCCCATCactacagcccaccctaatctcacatgggtcccatctagacccTGGTGGACATTTATATGTGGGGCccacatggaacccatggacagaACTTTCTGATTCCCtgttgggctaaccatacaggaTGTTATCAGGGCCTTTAAGTTGGCTCTCTTTCTACTAATATGTTTTAGACCCTGAACCTTATGCTACTGTACTTACTCACATTATTTAACAAAGAAATTGATAAGCATTCAGAGTGAAACCTGAGAAATGTCTGTCCTGTTGATCTACATAAAATATCAGTGTTAGATTTTACCGTATGTCCATTTATAAGAGAAATGCTTCACATGAAGCTCTACTTTAGACCAATACTTTCAGCAGTGTATCTCTATGACAAAGCACTGCACTCCAAGTTGTATTATGAAGAGGTTGCTTCAGTGAGTGCAATGGTGGCACTTACTCCCAGGGCTATGGGCTCTCCTCTCAGGAACATCCTGGTCATGTAAGGCGTGTTGGGTATGTCCTTGATCTCTTTGCTCTCAATGGGACCAGGCGGCTCAGATGTCTCTAGAGGGATGATGTGGGTCACCACTCGAACCCCATGAGCAGCAGTGGTCACTGAGGTGGCCATTTCCAGAGAGCTTGGTATCTGCAAACCCAGAACATTCATGCAGTCTGTCTCAGACCCTGACTGTACACCCATCTACTCAGATCAGCACAGCTGCGTTCAGGTAGCTCAGATCAAACGGCAGACATCGGTGTGTTACAGGTTTGTTTACGGACGAAGGCCTAAGATCTAACGGTGTGCGCATGCGTTTGGTCGCTTTGCCGTTTCTCTGCTCGGGGATGTATTTACCCCTTAGTTCAGGTTTCTGGGCGGCGTTACAGACTTTTTCTAAATCATATAACTTCCTTGCCTTAAACagcatttttaacaaacttACCAAATGCTCGTGTGCTCCTGCAAGGTCAATCTTTGCTGTTTGTCCTACTTCACTTTCTGTTTCATCATATACGGGAATCGCTTAGTTTTCCCTCCTCCCACCAAAGACCATTAACCCCTATGGAGCCACTGAACTCGCACTGGACTGGTTTCTCCACACTGTCAACTTGATCCTTCAAAACTGTGACTCAAAAAAGTTATAATTTAATACAAACAAAGTTTGCATGAACGTTTAGgggaaattaattaattaatcaatatattaatttaattgtcAGTTGGTGAACAGCGTGTTAAGGTGTTAGGCATGTTAGATAGCTAGTAAGAGAAGTAGAGAAAGCAGTAAAAATGTGGACATCAAAACCATCCTcactttaatattaaataaatatttagtcGACTGCCTGAAGAAATCCCTTAGTATTAATATATTCAGATCAGTTTACGTCAGATTGTGATTGATTAATATTACAGTACTGATCCGCCTATCCCTAATACTACCACATGTGAGAATAATGGACACTGGGTGAAACTTCAGTTTGTTTGTGTGGAAAACACAGTGATAATGAAGTTTACTGCCATGTTTATGCATATTATAAATAATCCATAGACacattatttgtaattttgcCTTCTCAGTGGAAGCAATCAGTGTGTGATAGAAAGGTAGACTTCCAGCTTTAATTCAGTGTGTTATCAAACATTTATAAATTACAGACATTTAtacttgcccccccccccccccccgctcaattttcacaggctcaaaggAAAcagaacaaatgaacatgattgtAAGTATGTTTCATACCATGGCCTTTCAGAAATGAGTGCACACCCTTTAGATGCTTTGCAAAGCCTTcatttgctgcttgtttgtggttcTTTCTCCTTTCAGAAAGTGGAAGACATGCACAACTGATTGAGGTGTGGTCATTATCTATCTGTACTGTGATGCACCATCCTgtcagttttgcagcatttgactgaatccGAGCAAAGCAGGgctctatacacttcagaatttATCCTGATACGTCTGTCAACAGACATAtcatcagtaaacaccagtgacctaGTTCCACTGGTTCCATActgtaacagtgcctccaccatgtttgatagatcttggtttcatctgtccaaagaatcttgttccagaactggcagtttttttttttttttctagcaaTCTAATctgttaccagtggtttgcatcatGAGGTAAATCCTCTGTATTTATATTCATGGTGTCTCTTGGTTGTAGACTTTGACATTGATACACCAACCTCCTTAGGAGTGTTTTTTACTTGGGGAGATGCTGTGAAGAGGTTTTTCCTCACCAGGGAAAAAATTCTGCAATCCTCTTCTTTAGGTCGTCCgtggtcttccagatcttttGGCGTTGCTAAGCTTGCCAGTGTATTCCTTCTTTTTACAATGTGATAAAATTGttgatttgggccacttttagtACTAGTTTCTTTCTATCTGATAGGTTTGTTAAGTTTTTTCAGCCTAATGACGGCCTCTTTCACTTGCATCCGCACCTCTTTGGACTGCATAATCCCATGAATGGCTACCAAAGACACTTGGAATCAACTccagattttttattttcttaattttttcaacatttgtgCCTGTGAAAATGTACAGTGTAATATGTACAGTGTAatattttttaacagtgtaaaaatttttttttttcatatttgaaCACATCAACTGCTTAATTTCAAACTCACTGTTGGTGTCCAGTGGCAAAATGGAATGGCAAATGACAAAAGGTAGCAAAGCAGAGTCCAGATTTAGACCCTGGAACACACTTTTCTGCATGTTTTACTGTATGTAGGGTTTCTAGATTTTAGCTGTGGCTTAAAGTAAATGTAATAGCCTTAATGTGCCTACACACAAACTGTGTGGACTCCAGTGTGTTAAAATGATACCAAACAGACAACAGCACTCATAAATAGACTGTCCGGTCTAAAACTGCACACCTGGCAACCTTAAAtgaatggcaaaaaaagaaatccaagaAATCATTactatttaaacaaaatataatgttttaatgtgtaaCAACATATCAAAATACATTCATTAAGTAGGCCACTAACAGATATTTCAGGTATTTTGGTAACACTTTAAGTATAGCCTCATCTGATAAGtacaaataaatactttgaatgAAAGAATGCAAATAACAAGTACAttagataaaaaaacaatattttacacAGATTTAAGTTTTCTTAAAGCCTCCAAACTGAAGTATTACAAACTACAGTacatctctacatctctctacaCCTCTATGACCTACAGATTACTTCTGTTTAAGGTAATGTAACGCTATCGTTAATAGAGAAAGCTTTATTAGTCACACATTCAGGGCATGCTGTATTGTTGCGCTTCCTCCTCCACATGACTGCAACAACAGCGAGCACACAGAGAGATATAACAAACAGAAAGGAAACTGCAACCATCTCATTATAGTAGCTCTTTTGAGGTGTAGTTGTGTCTTCATCACCATAAAGTTGAGGTATCGGCTCCATCTCTTCACCACCAATGATGCGGGAACGAGGGGAAGcctgcaccttcagagagaagatGGCTTTAATCTGCTGAAATCCCTGCTCTTCACTAACACAGTGGAACTCCAGGGCAGTTTTGGGGGTGACGCGGAAAACCAGGCTGCCATCTCTTTGCTGCAGGTAGTGGAACTGGGGCACGATGCTGTGATTAGTAAACCTCCAGCTCACTTTAGCCAGTCTGGAGCTTAAGTGACATGGCAGCTTGACCAACATGTTAAGATGGACCTGTACCACTTCTGGAGGATGGACAAGAAAAGAGACAAACGGTTTGATGTAGAGTAAGTTGCTGACCGCTCACACTAATAAGGTAAACCAGAAGGGTGAACCAGTTTAGGTGTATTTACTTGGGACAGGTGGACCATTCTGATCTTCCAAGTCTGTACATTGCGCTTGAACACTGCCATTCTCTACATCCTGATGTCTTGgagtgtcacacacacacacacacacacacagaaggagAGTAGAGTAAggaaacactgtaacaccactggaCAACAATGCTTTTCTGTGTCAACATGTTATTTGGTGAAAACTCACAATCTGGAATTCATGCTGGAGACTGGGACACACGCTTTGCCCTGTGAGTCCCAGCCGCAGAATGGGTCTCGAGccaacacacactctgcacaacTCGAGTAGAAGGAGCAGTTAGACACAGGAACTCTGATCACACCTTCAGAGAAGCCCACAAACACCATTCCCTACATAGGATACATGAAACCATTGTAATGGTCATATGCAAGTGAAAGTGAATCTACTGCATCACACATTGTACATTATTGCAGCCCATAACACAGATACTTCAACCCGGTCCTCAGGGACCTTTCCACATTCTTCCTTTATTTTAGACCCTATGTAATCACTGGCTGATCGCTCTGAGAACTATGCtgggtgtaaatggggtctcgGAATAAGAGCgccagctaaatgctgtaaatgtaaattatatgGTTGTACAATCAATGAAAACTAGCTTTCCTGTTCTTGGATCATCTTGCAACATGATGCACCATCATGCTGGGAAAAAAAGGCAAGACATAATACATGAGAGAAAATGATGGAGTACCTTTTCAACAGACAGAAGGATACTTTTGAGAGTCTGCGGTTGTGTGAAAACCTGAATCTCTTCAATTACATGGGAGCTGCTTTTAAGTAAGACAGCTTTCTGAAGGAAACCACTCTCTAGGATAAAGATTTGCACAAGAGTTGTGGAAATCAgcaaaataatgataaaataagaaagacaatggCTGTGTATTAGAATAGCTGTAGAGGAGCAGATACCAGTAAGCAGGTAGAGGACAGTAAAGTCATGGCCATTGGCAGCCTGGACCCTCTGAGCTGTGATTCGACTGTACAGCTGCTCCGTGGTTGTAGGAAGCAGTTTACGTCCCACAGACTGCACACTCTTAGCCGCCAGAAAGTTTTTCTTCGCTAAGTTCAGGATGCTGTCACTGTCATTATGTAACCCACACtgccaagaaaaaaagaaaagaagttaCATTTgtactgtttacattttaagcaCATTCTATACTGGAGGTGGTAACAGGGTTAGAAAACAAGATGTAGCCTGTGTTACTTTGCCCAGTTTGGCCTCTGTGTTAGACTCTATTGTCCATTGGTTGGTCTCTGGAGTGAAGGTCTTGTAGTCTCCGGCGAACACTGCTTTAATGTCTCCTAGTGTAAAAGCACAAACTGCGGACTGACCAGATAtcctgagagaaagaaagggggagGGAGAATGGAAAGCTTAAGCCACTTACTTCCAGAAGTCAGGGGTAAATACTACAAGATAACTTTGTATGGACCATTGGGATGTGAATATGCCGTAGAACAGGGTTTTATCAGGCGATTCGTTTGCTAGTGGTGGCACCATCACTACATCCTGGAGCAAATTGAGGGGCAGTTGTTTCTCCATCTGGCACACGAGCCGAGACTTAGCAAATGTTGTCCAGCGCTTCTGAAGGACTCGTTGCCCCCCATTGTCATCCTGCAAAACcgattcttaaataaataagactGATAGATAAGACATGCAACTATTTCTGAGAATCTCATAGAGGAATAAAGTATGTCCTGCACTGTACTCtactggcaatgcttttctatggcaattaaacaagctgtgcatgcacGACTAAATGCCTTTGTCAGTAATGGATGcacagtaaagcagctctgaATTCTGGATGTTTTTGtatgtattgtgtatatatttcgTTTTTCCACTAACTTAATTAGTATATTTGCACAGATTTGCATCTGTAGGCCTATATGTGGTATATTTTAGGTATATATTAGGTTTCTGAATTTCTACTGCTGTTGAACTGCTCATTGGTTTTGGTTCCCCATCTTTCCTACAATTAAAGCCCAATGATACAAGCTTTTAAAAAACATCCAAGccagcaaccttctggtctCAAGCCCGCTTCTCTAACCCTTAGGCAATGGCTTCCCTAGGCTGAACTAGGTTCTTTAAGGGGTGCTTTGtggtgcatctgtaaatgtatggagtattttattttatttatttatattttgggCTGAAAAATGTTTCCCTTATGCAAGACATCCATTTCAGTCTCAATCAGTGTATAGGTGTGCTGTTCTGTTCATAAGAATGCAAGAAGTGCTTACTGTGCAAACTTGGGCCACACGTGACACAGTGAATCTTTCAACAAAGTTGTACTCTGCTCCATCTtccctgaaaaaaaagaaaaccttcCCCTCGCTGGGGATGTATAAGGAGCTGATGAATGTAGGATCTGAAAGAAACATTAAGAGCAATCACCTTGGAGAAGAAATCTCTTTTGCCTCACTGTTATGGCTTATATGCATAAATCACATCCGGAGCAGATATTAAAATAGACAAACCATTAAGTAACTTGGGAAAACTTTCAAGTATTATGTCATTTTTTTGTCCTTTGCTGAGATGGCGTGAGATAATGGGTTGATTTCCAGAATAGTCCTGTGTTGTGGCGCTATAGAGCTCACCATCTGTAGACAGGGAGGTCATGTAAAGAATGAAATGGAGTCAAAAACCAGCCTCAGAATGCCTCATAATGTTATTTTTCTATTCACAGTGCTTTCTCTAGAACAGGCAGACTGAAGAATTTCAGTGATCAATAAGAAGCTGTGCATTTACACAACTGCATCAACTCACCAACAAAAACAGCCGTGTTCCTCTCAGATCCCTTATAAGGACAAATGCCTCTAGCAGGCTGTGCCTTCCTGCTGACTGACAGAGTATCCACAGTCTAATAGAGAGGTGCAGAATGGACTGAGAGTTATACCAGTACGTTTGCGAAAGGCAAAGGCATATTTGTTACTTGACCAACAGGACAGTGTCTTACAAGGATTATGTCATGAGGTTTCAGTGCAAATGACCCACAGGCATACAAATGAGTGGAGTTGATGAACTGCAAGACGTGGATGAAGTTGGCACAATTCTGCAGAGATTAGAAGAGAAGGGAGATTAGCTAACAGCTGACAACCTCAATTCAGTAACAACCGTTTTAGCTTGTACTTCACCCTCTACTGCACTCTGTTTCCTTCAGCCACCAGAAAACAGTCCCACCCCCCAATCCtgtctttttaataattaaGGCAATTGCATTTCAATCAGAAAGTCCAATGAGAttccacagggcaccttcagatgTTTTGGTAGTGAAACATGTCTCTATCTCActtgtgttttcttttccaggtcTGTGGGTTGTTTTGGTTTGCCCATGTGCTCGGTTTTGTGTTCTTGTCTCCGCCCTAGCCCCGCctagtcattagtgttcccacctgtgtctcctttgtagtcCTGCCCTCTCGTTATCCTCCCCAGGTG
Coding sequences within it:
- the LOC140556016 gene encoding membrane-spanning 4-domains subfamily A member 4A, yielding MATSVTTAAHGVRVVTHIIPLETSEPPGPIESKEIKDIPNTPYMTRMFLRGEPIALGTVQVFIGAVMMALGTITLLSDTLQGEIPIVLGISYIICGSVTLAAHKGTSPRLIKSTLALNIIGSLLALSGICYFSYALAIVPDLDGCGDDYWTCLQITWELRDLILGLKIFLLVLSMLELCVCITLTVFSCKASHQALMTELVVQVQTAVPVCQSSHEPLLKGGE
- the sema4aa gene encoding semaphorin-4A isoform X1, which encodes MEGVSRIWKICTLLLELLHFSQSSITPRTSFFTGSPGRVLSLYNISDALNATVLLLSPDATTLFVGARNAVLSLDVSQPDVITLKNKFDWTPQDAQDRCGGQVENCANFIHVLQFINSTHLYACGSFALKPHDIILTVDTLSVSRKAQPARGICPYKGSERNTAVFVDGELYSATTQDYSGNQPIISRHLSKGQKNDIILESFPKLLNDPTFISSLYIPSEGKVFFFFREDGAEYNFVERFTVSRVAQVCTDDNGGQRVLQKRWTTFAKSRLVCQMEKQLPLNLLQDVVMVPPLANESPDKTLFYGIFTSQWISGQSAVCAFTLGDIKAVFAGDYKTFTPETNQWTIESNTEAKLGKCGLHNDSDSILNLAKKNFLAAKSVQSVGRKLLPTTTEQLYSRITAQRVQAANGHDFTVLYLLTESGFLQKAVLLKSSSHVIEEIQVFTQPQTLKSILLSVEKGMVFVGFSEGVIRVPVSNCSFYSSCAECVLARDPFCGWDSQGKACVPVSSMNSRLHQDVENGSVQAQCTDLEDQNGPPVPKVVQVHLNMLVKLPCHLSSRLAKVSWRFTNHSIVPQFHYLQQRDGSLVFRVTPKTALEFHCVSEEQGFQQIKAIFSLKVQASPRSRIIGGEEMEPIPQLYGDEDTTTPQKSYYNEMVAVSFLFVISLCVLAVVAVMWRRKRNNTACPECVTNKAFSINDSVTLP
- the sema4aa gene encoding semaphorin-4A isoform X2, whose amino-acid sequence is MWGTSRGVNCANFIHVLQFINSTHLYACGSFALKPHDIILTVDTLSVSRKAQPARGICPYKGSERNTAVFVDGELYSATTQDYSGNQPIISRHLSKGQKNDIILESFPKLLNDPTFISSLYIPSEGKVFFFFREDGAEYNFVERFTVSRVAQVCTDDNGGQRVLQKRWTTFAKSRLVCQMEKQLPLNLLQDVVMVPPLANESPDKTLFYGIFTSQWISGQSAVCAFTLGDIKAVFAGDYKTFTPETNQWTIESNTEAKLGKCGLHNDSDSILNLAKKNFLAAKSVQSVGRKLLPTTTEQLYSRITAQRVQAANGHDFTVLYLLTESGFLQKAVLLKSSSHVIEEIQVFTQPQTLKSILLSVEKGMVFVGFSEGVIRVPVSNCSFYSSCAECVLARDPFCGWDSQGKACVPVSSMNSRLHQDVENGSVQAQCTDLEDQNGPPVPKVVQVHLNMLVKLPCHLSSRLAKVSWRFTNHSIVPQFHYLQQRDGSLVFRVTPKTALEFHCVSEEQGFQQIKAIFSLKVQASPRSRIIGGEEMEPIPQLYGDEDTTTPQKSYYNEMVAVSFLFVISLCVLAVVAVMWRRKRNNTACPECVTNKAFSINDSVTLP